From one Gossypium hirsutum isolate 1008001.06 chromosome D08, Gossypium_hirsutum_v2.1, whole genome shotgun sequence genomic stretch:
- the LOC107915432 gene encoding RCC1 domain-containing protein RUG3, mitochondrial, with translation MAHRLSSPLYRRLSSSFSTATKGKVPLLYKSPEINEDNGNEAVTLQVLSWGRGASGQLGGGIEEIRIYPSPVANLLFPHASFSLSPTPGKTQNQDQKDQTLHSVGISCGLFHSGLVIGGKLWMWGKGDGGRLGFGHENPAFVPTLNPHWDSVSFVALGGLHSVALTSKGEVFTWGYGGFGALGHRVYHRELVPRLVEGNWSRNIRHIATSGTHTAAVTESGDLYTWGREEGDGRLGLGPGRGPNEGGGLSIPSKVKELPTPVAAVSCGGFFTMALTEDGKLWNWGANSNYELGRGDKVGGWKPKPIPSLESTHIVQIASGGYHSLALTDEGKVLSWGHGGHGQLGHSSIQNQKVPATIEALADKRVVYIACGGSSSAAITDEGKLYMWGNAKDQQLGVPGLPEVQASPVEVNFLMEDDGLGAHYVLSVAVGACHAMCLVSRSPC, from the exons ATGGCACACCGCCTTTCAAGTCCTCTCTACCGCCGCCTCTCTTCTTCATTTAGCACCGCCACCAAAGGCAAAGTTCCTCTTCTTTACAAAAGCCCAGAGATCAACGAAGACAACGGAAATGAAGCCGTGACACTCCAAGTCCTTTCATGGGGCAGGGGAGCATCAGGCCAACTAGGTGGTGGCATTGAAGAAATCAGAATATACCCATCTCCAGTAGCCAATCTCCTCTTTCCCCATGCTTCCTTTTCCCTCTCCCCAACCCCAGGCAAAACCCAAAACCAAGATCAAAAGGATCAAACTTTGCATTCGGTTGGGATATCATGCGGGTTGTTCCATTCGGGTTTGGTTATCGGCGGCAAGTTGTGGATGTGGGGCAAAGGTGATGGAGGTCGTCTCGGTTTTGGTCATGAAAATCCTGCTTTTGTGCCTACTTTGAACCCTCACTGGGATTCTGTTTCCTTTGTCGCTCTTGGTGGTCTTCATTCTGTGGCTCTAACTTCTAAAGGCGAGGTCTTTACTTG GGGTTATGGGGGTTTTGGTGCACTTGGACATCGTGTTTATCATAGAGAACTCGTCCCAAGATTGGTAGAAGGAAACTGGAGTAGAAATATACGTCATATCGCAACTAGTGGGACACATACTGCTGCCGTCACTGAATCAG GAGACTTGTACACCTGGGGCCGAGAGGAAGGGGATGGCAGATTAGGTCTTGGTCCTGGTCGGGGCCCAAATGAGGGAGGTGGACTTAGTATCCCATCCAAAGTGAAAGAATTACCTACTCCTGTTGCTGCAGTTTCTTGTGGTGGTTTCTTCACAATGGCATTGACGGAGGATGGAAAACTTTGGAATTGGGGTG CAAACTCTAACTATGAGCTTGGAAGAGGTGATAAGGTTGGTGGTTGGAAACCGAAACCAATTCCTAGCCTTGAAAGTACTCATATCGTTCAGATAGCAAGTGGTGGATATCATTCTCTTGCATTAACAG ATGAAGGTAAAGTACTTTCATGGGGCCATGGGGGACATGGTCAGTTGGGCCATTCTTCTATACAAAATCAAAAAGTTCCTGCAACAATTGAAGCTTTGGCTGATAAACGTGTTGTCTATATCGCCTGTGGAGGTTCATCTTCGGCAGCTATAACCG ATGAAGGGAAGTTATACATGTGGGGGAATGCAAAAGATCAACAACTGGGAGTTCCTGGATTACCAGAGGTTCAAGCAAGTCCTGTTGAAGTCAATTTTCTAATGGAGGACGACGGATTGGGAGCCCATTACGTGCTATCCGTTGCAGTCGGTGCATGCCATGCCATGTGTTTAGTCTCGAGATCACCTTGTTAA
- the LOC107915457 gene encoding 40S ribosomal protein S27-2 has protein sequence MVLQNDIDLLNPPAELEKKKHKLKRLVQSPNSFFMDVKCQGCFNITTVFSHSQTVVVCGNCQTVLCQPTGGRARLTEGCSFRKKGD, from the exons ATG GTTCTGCAAAACGACATTGATTTGTTGAATCCGCCAGCTGAGCTCGAGAAAAAGAAGCACAAGCTCAAGCGTCTCGTTCAATCCCCCAATTCATTCTTCATG GATGTGAAATGCCAAGGCTGCTTCAACAT AACGACAGTATTTAGCCATTCTCAAACAGTGGTGGTGTGCGGTAATTGCCAGACTGTTCTATGCCAGCCAACTGGTGGTCGAGCTAGACTCACCGAAGGTTGCTCTTTCAGGAAAAAGGGTGACTAA
- the LOC107915439 gene encoding LOW QUALITY PROTEIN: oxygen-dependent coproporphyrinogen-III oxidase, chloroplastic (The sequence of the model RefSeq protein was modified relative to this genomic sequence to represent the inferred CDS: deleted 2 bases in 1 codon) — MPPPTATLSVPSFFSISLPLSSFSSSNNPHVSSFCPAPPTLPKFPSLSKPKTPLRNLTPLSAVSIEKETLISERPHTFLREADGGDDGSVRSRFQRMILEAQESVCAALEAVDGAGKFKEDAWTRPGGGGGISRVLQDGAVFEKAGVNISVVYGVMPPEAYRAAKAAADDQKPGPVPFFAAGISSVLHPKNPFAPTLHFNYRYFETDAPKDTPGAPRQWWFGGGTDLTPAYIFEEDVKHFHSIQKKACDKFDPSFYPRFKKWCDDYFYIKHRGERRGLGGIFFDDLNDYDQEMLLSFATECANSVVPAYIPIIEKRKDTPFNESQKAWQQLRRGRYVEFNLVYDRGTTFGLKTGGRIESILVSLPLSARWEYDHKPEEGSEEWKLLDACINPKEWI, encoded by the exons ATGCCACCACCAACAGCTACCCTCTCTGttccttca ttcttctccatctctcttcccctttcttccttctcttcctcCAATAATCCCCATGTCAGCAGCTTCTGCCCCGCCCCCCCCACTCTCCCCAAATTCCCTTCCCTCTCCAAGCCCAAAACCCCTCTTCGCAACCTCACCCCTCTCTCCGCCGTTTCCATCGAGAAAGAAACCCTCATCTCCGAGCGCCCCCACACTTTTCTCCGTGAAGCCGACGGAGGAGATGACGGTTCCGTCAGGTCTCGCTTCCAGCGCATGATATTGGAGGCCCAGGAAAGCGTGTGCGCTGCCCTCGAGGCTGTTGACGGAGCTGGCAAGTTCAAGGAAGACGCTTGGACGAGGCCTGGTGGCGGTGGGGGTATTAGTAGGGTGTTGCAAGACGGTGCTGTTTTTGAAAAGGCTGGTGTTAATATCTCCGTTGTTTATGGTGTTATGCCCCCTGAAGCTTATCGAGCTGCCAAGGCTGCTGCTGATGATCAGAAGCCCGGTCCCGTTCCTTTTTTCGCAGCAGGAATCAGCTCG GTTTTGCATCCAAAGAACCCGTTTGCTCCTACATTGCATTTTAATTATAGATATTTCGAAACTGATGCTCCTAAAG ATACTCCTGGAGCACCTAGGCAATGGTGGTTTGGTGGTGGAACTGATTTGACTCCAGCTTACATCTTTGAGGAGGATGTCAAGCACTTCCATTCA ATACAAAAAAAGGCCTGTGACAAGTTTGATCCATCCTTTTATCCTCGATTCAAGAAATGGTGCGATGACTATTTTTACATTAAG CATCGAGGTGAAAGACGAGGGCTTGGGGGAATATTTTTTGATGATCTAAATGACTATGATCAAGAGATGCTTCTTTCATTTGCCACTG AATGTGCGAATTCTGTGGTTCCTGCATACATACCTATCATAGAGAAAAGGAAGGATACACCATTCAATGAGAGCCAAAAAGCATGGCAACAGCTGCGAAGGGGCCGCTATGTAGAATTCAACTTG GTCTATGATCGAGGTACTACATTCGGACTGAAAACTGGAGGTCGAATTGAAAGTATTCTTGTTTCTCTCCCTTTATCTGCACGATGGGAATATGATCAT AAACCAGAAGAGGGAAGTGAAGAGTGGAAACTGTTAGATGCCTGCATCAATCCTAAGGAATGGATCTGA
- the LOC107915421 gene encoding ATPase WRNIP1, translated as MEMEQLLSMGFSSELAAQALAATGGKSTLKATEWILSHKSSNPNPNQNPNPSPPPFQPKLDRFFHLHTKLSTSPSSPEPTATAPSIHTVPEHDPDDDSTTPSPHHNKRQKLQHPKPTIQLGKTDRTHEPLSERMRPRTVFEVVGQEHILGNNSLLHSAIDRNRIPSIIFWGPPGTGKTSIAKSIINSAQDRSMYRFVSLSAVTCGVKDVRDAVEEARKMRVKNNKRTLLFVDEVHRFNKSQQDSFLPVIEDGSIVFMGATTENPSFHLITPLLSRCRVLTLNPIKPHHIETLLKRSANDNEKGLSQSVGMRVDVKDDAIYFLSMNCDGDARVALNALEIAATTAAARVADNQLEQNDEAVVTVDDVKEALQCKHLAYDKAGEEHYNLISALHKSMRGSDADAAIYWLARMLEGGEEPLYIARRLIRFASEDVGLADPLALNQAVACYQACHFLGMPECNVILAQCAAYLALAPKSISVYRAIGAAQKVVRESVGQNEGVPLHLRNAPTKLMKELGYGKDYIYPPDNPSSSTQSYLPPSLLGYKFLDWPDQNSTQQ; from the coding sequence ATGGAGATGGAGCAGCTCTTAAGCATGGGATTCTCAAGTGAATTAGCAGCACAGGCTCTAGCGGCCACCGGCGGCAAATCCACCCTCAAAGCCACCGAATGGATCCTTTCCCACAAATCCTCCAATCCAAACCCGAACCAGAACCCAAACCCCTCTCCTCCTCCCTTTCAACCAAAACTCGACCGCTTCTTCCATCTTCACACCAAGCTTTCCACTTCCCCTTCATCCCCTGAACCCACTGCCACCGCCCCAAGCATCCATACTGTACCCGAACACGACCCAGATGATGATTCCACCACCCCATCTCCGCACCATAACAAACGTCAAAAGTTGCAACATCCCAAACCCACCATTCAACTAGGCAAAACCGATCGAACCCATGAGCCTTTGTCGGAACGGATGCGTCCTCGTACTGTTTTCGAAGTTGTTGGTCAAGAACACATTCTAGGTAACAATTCTCTTCTCCATTCTGCTATTGATCGCAATAGAATCCCTTCCATTATTTTTTGGGGTCCTCCTGGTACTGGTAAGACTTCCATTGCTAAATCCATTATTAACTCGGCTCAAGACCGGTCTATGTATCGATTCGTATCTTTATCTGCTGTTACTTGTGGGGTTAAGGATGTTAGAGATGCTGTTGAGGAAGCTAGGAAAATGAGGGTTAAGAATAATAAGAGGACTCTGCTTTTTGTTGATGAAGTTCATAGGTTTAATAAATCACAACAGGATTCTTTCTTGCCTGTGATTGAAGATGGAAGCATTGTGTTTATGGGGGCAACCACTGAGAACCCTTCGTTTCATTTGATTACACCATTGTTGTCTAGGTGTAGGGTTCTTACATTGAATCCTATAAAACCCCATCATATTGAAACTCTTTTGAAGAGATCAGCTAATGATAATGAGAAGGGATTGTCTCAGAGCGTGGGCATGAGGGTCGATGTTAAGGATGATGCTATTTATTTTTTGTCCATGAATTGTGATGGTGATGCTCGTGTGGCATTGAATGCTTTGGAAATCGCTGCCACCACGGCGGCTGCTCGAGTGGCTGATAATCAACTAGAACAAAATGATGAAGCAGTTGTTACAGTGGATGATGTCAAAGAAGCTCTCCAATGCAAGCATCTTGCATATGACAAAGCAGGGGAAGAGCATTACAATTTGATCAGTGCCCTCCACAAGTCGATGCGAGGAAGCGACGCGGATGCAGCAATCTATTGGTTGGCAAGAATGCTGGAAGGAGGTGAAGAGCCTCTATATATTGCACGAAGACTAATAAGGTTTGCCAGTGAGGATGTTGGGTTGGCTGATCCATTAGCCCTAAACCAAGCTGTTGCCTGCTATCAAGCTTGTCATTTCTTGGGCATGCCCGAGTGCAATGTGATTCTTGCACAATGTGCTGCTTACTTGGCTTTGGCTCCTAAGTCTATCTCAGTGTATCGAGCCATCGGAGCTGCACAGAAGGTTGTTCGGGAATCTGTAGGACAAAACGAGGGAGTGCCGCTTCATTTAAGGAATGCACCAACCAAGCTTATGAAGGAACTTGGATATGGAAAGGATTATATATATCCCCCTGATAACCCATCATCGTCAACTCAGTCATATCTACCACCTTCTCTTCTTGGGTACAAGTTCCTCGATTGGCCAGATCAAAATTCAACACAACAATAA